In Flammeovirgaceae bacterium, the sequence TGTTATGTCCGATGATCGATGCCAGGCGCATGGAGGTTTATTGTAAGATAGTGGATCGGGAAAATCATTTAATTCAGGAAATGAAGCCTGTTGTTGTGGATGAGTTTACATTTACAACCTTGCTTAACAATCAAACCATTCATTTTTTTGGCGATGGGGCAAAAAAGTGCCGTATGGTAATACAACATAAAAATGCTTTGTTCAGCGATAACATTTTTCCGGTGGCCGAAACATTAGGAATACTGGCTTTCCACAAACTAGGCAAAAACATTACCGAAGACCTATTAAATTTTGAGCCTGTTTATCTCAAAGAATTTTTAATCAAAAGTCCGCGAAAGGCAATCATTCAATAACTACGAGATGGCAGAAGATACCAAAATTGTTAATCGGGTAGCTGCAAGCGGTTTAATTACCTTCGATCTGGAAGAATTTTATCAGCCAGGCGACCGGGTTGTTATCGATATTAAAGACCAATTGGTTGATGGTTTGATTCTTCGCGAAAAGAATTTCAGGGAATTCATCCGGCAACACGATTGGAGGCAATACGAAGGCCAATTTGTTGCAGTAACCTGTTCAGCAGATGCCATTATTCCCGTATGGGCTTTTATGCTGGTAGCCGCTGCCCTGCAGCCG encodes:
- the tsaB gene encoding tRNA (adenosine(37)-N6)-threonylcarbamoyltransferase complex dimerization subunit type 1 TsaB → MALILSIETSGERCSVAVHNDDVLLASAYEAQPRAHAAKLAPLLEQVLKNAGISASQLNAVAISAGPGSYTGLRIGTSTAKGICYTLGIPLLAVNTLDLLIAQLKQEQKAGAQLLCPMIDARRMEVYCKIVDRENHLIQEMKPVVVDEFTFTTLLNNQTIHFFGDGAKKCRMVIQHKNALFSDNIFPVAETLGILAFHKLGKNITEDLLNFEPVYLKEFLIKSPRKAIIQ
- a CDS encoding DUF2480 family protein; protein product: MAEDTKIVNRVAASGLITFDLEEFYQPGDRVVIDIKDQLVDGLILREKNFREFIRQHDWRQYEGQFVAVTCSADAIIPVWAFMLVAAALQPYAKEIELGTLEQLEIRLFKKALEAVDWNRFRGAKVVVKGCSRYEVPASIYVYVTAKLRPVVTSLMYGEPCSTVPLFKTFPK